A genomic region of Cyprinus carpio isolate SPL01 chromosome B13, ASM1834038v1, whole genome shotgun sequence contains the following coding sequences:
- the LOC109047715 gene encoding interferon alpha-inducible protein 27-like protein 2A, with the protein MKRGLFYIIGVTAGAAGAVALAPVALTMAGFTSAGIAAGSLGASMMSSAAIANGGGVAAGSLVALLQSAGAAGLSAGATAVVASVGGAAGAVIGGAADLFSRFKSPPSLEEEDDGNEEGEETEMDFLESKMLIPK; encoded by the exons ATGAAACGCG GACTGTTCTACATAATTGGGGTCACAGCTGGGGCAG CTGGTGCGGTTGCACTGGCCCCGGTGGCACTCACCATGGCTGGATTCACCTCTGCTGGTATAGCAGCAGGTTCTCTGGGTGCCAGCATGATGTCATCAGCAGCCATCGCCAACGGTGGCGGTGTGGCTGCGGGAAGTTTGGTCGCTCTCCTCCAGTCTGCAG GTGCTGCTGGACTGTCTGCAGGTGCGACGGCAGTCGTGGCATCTGTGGGTGGAGCAGCAGGTGCTGTGATAGGCGGAGCTGCAGATTTGTTCTCTCGTTTCAAGAGTCCACCTTCACTTGAGGAGGAAGACGATGGAAATGAAGAAGGAGAAGAGACAGAGATGGATTTTTTGGAGTCCAAAATGCTTATACCAAAATAA
- the LOC109047724 gene encoding interferon alpha-inducible protein 27-like protein 2A, translating to MPPALFTIIGMTFGAAGTVLLAPVALGIAGFTGAGIAAGSTAAGMMSSAAIANGGGVAAGSLVALLQSAGAAGLSATATAGVASVGGATGALVGRAVDLFKGK from the exons ATGCCGCCGG CTCTATTCACCATCATTGGGATGACATTTGGGGCTG CTGGTACCGTACTTCTGGCCCCGGTCGCGCTCGGGATAGCTGGTTTTACTGGTGCCGGTATCGCGGCAGGTTCTACGGCAGCTGGCATGATGTCATCAGCAGCCATTGCCAACGGGGGTGGTGTGGCTGCGGGAAGTTTGGTCGCTCTCCTCCAGTCTGCAG GTGCTGCTGGTCTGTCTGCAACAGCAACAGCTGGTGTAGCATCTGTGGGTGGTGCTACAGGAGCTCTAGTAGGTCGAGCAGTTGATTTGTTCAAGGGGAAATAA